The DNA segment GTGGTGGGGGCGACCGCCAGCGCGGCGGCGGTTTCGCGGGCGGCACTCCGAGAGCGCAGCGCATCGCCGAGCGCCTCGGCATCGACGGCAGCAAGCTGGCGACGGCGAGCGACCTCAAGTCGGCGCCGAAGGTCGACCCCGGTGACCGGGTCAACCACCAGCGCTACGGCCTGGGCCGCGTCCTCGCGGTGGAGGGCCACGGTCCCGGGGCACGAGCCCAGATCGACTTCGGCGACCAGGTGATGTGGCTGGTCCTCCGCCACGCCCCGGTGGAGAAGATCTAAGAGCAGCCGCCCAGGTCGACGCCGTGCGACCGCATCCAGGCGGTGGGTTCGACGGGGTTCTTGTAGTGGCTCTGGTGCACCTCGAAGTGCAGGTGCGGCCCGGTCGAGTGCCCGGTCGAGCCCTCCAGGCCGATCCGCTCGCCGGCCGCCACCCGCTGGCCGGCTGCGACGAGGATCGCCGACATGTGGCCGTAATGGGTCAAGTACCCGTTGTCGTGCTGGATCAGGACGGCGTTGCCGTACCCGCCTTCCGGGCCGGCGGTGACCACCACACCGGCACCGGCCGCGACGATCGGGGTGCCGTGCGCGGCGGCCAGGTCGACGCCGGCATGCAGGCGGCCCCAGCGCTGACCGAAGCAGGAAGTGACGCCGGCCGCCGGCATCGGGTGCACCCACGGGCCGGTGACCTGCGACGACACGGCGGCGGATGCTTTCACGGCCACGGGCGGGCGCTTCTTGCGCTGCACGGCACGGCCGGTGGGCTGAGCCGGCTCGTCGGTGGCGAGGCTGCCACGCGGGTACTGCTTGCCGGGCGCCTCGTCGCCGGGAGGGGCGACCACGGGCAGTTCGGCGTACGGATGAGAAGCGGTCACGTGCGAGGACGGACCGGCGACCACGGCGCTCGGGGCGGCCGAGGCGGAGACCCCGGCGACGCCTACGCCGGCGGCGAGGGTGGCGCCCAGCGCGGTGACCGAGAGCGCGGTGCGGCCGTGGGTGGCGAAGAGAGCGGGGAACGCGGGGGCGCGGTGACGGTGCAGCCGTTCCTGGCGGTGCCGGCCGGGTGAAGGGCGGTGCCGGCCGGGTGAAGACTGCCCCACGCGAGTTCCTCCGAGGTGACGTGACGGTTCCTGCCACGTACCTGTCGGCGGAGGGGGAGGAGCGTGAAGGCCCTCGGAAGAGTTCTACCGGACTGCAACCGGCCGGGTTTCAGCCGTACCGGGCCGGGTAGTGATCGATTAGCGGGAGAGGGTCTCAGGAAGCCGCTTCGGCGGCGGCCATGCCCGCGTACACCGATTCGATCTGAAGCTTGATGTCGACGCCGCGCTCCTTGAGGAAGACGATCGGGTCGACCGGGGTGCCCTTGACGTGGATCTCGAGGTGCAGGTGCGTCCCGTACGAGTATCCGGTGTTGCCGACCTCGCCGATGACCTGACCGGCCTTGACCTCGTCGCCCTTCTTCACCAGCAGGCGCCGGGAGTGGGCGTAGATCAGCTCGGTGCCGTCCTCCTGCTCGACGGTGATCGAGTAGCCGTAGCCGCCGTTGTAACCGGCGCTGGTGACCGTGCCGGCATGCACCGCCTTGTAGGGCGTGCCCTCGGCGGCGGCGAGGTCGATGCCGGCGTGCAGCTTGCCGAACCGGACGCCGTAGGCGGAGGTGAACTGGTAGTCGTCGAGGGGGAGGAGGTAGACGTCCTCCGCGGAGACCTCGGTCTCGGCGCTGACGTCTTCGGCGCCCTCGTCCCGGTTCTCGCTTCGTGAGGCGCGGTTCGCGTCGTCGGTGCGGCTGTCGAGCGCGTCGGCGGCGATCTGCGAACTCTTCAGGCTCTGCAGGACCTCGGGGCTGACGTCCTTCGCGTCCGGAAGGTTCGACGCGGCACCGAGAGCGACGACACCGGCGCCGACGAAAGCGGAAGTGACGACTGCGGCGTAACGGCTGCGGGGAGGGGTCGGCACGCGGCGGCGGCCGCGATAGCGATCGGGCTCAGACGACAAGCGCTGGCGCACGAACAACCCTCCGTAGAAGACAACTGCGGCGGCACCAACCCACCCGGGAACTGCGGTGAACGATGGTTTGCCGGGCCCTCGCTATGGGGTGAACCTGTGCGAGAGCCGTGGGCCACGGTAACGAAACGGCAGCCGGGTCACAAGTCGCAGCGCCATTTTCATGACAGTTCCTGGTCAGCATTGATCAAGGATTGTCCGAATTAGCTACCTTTCTGGGTTCCCCATATCGCGACCGTGGGTAATTGACAAACGGACGGAAAGTGATGTGACCTAAGAAACTATTTACTCGGTCACCCTGTCGCGGGGACGGCTACCCCAGCCTCCCCGCCTCGGGTTACCGTTCGTTCAGGTGACCGCGGTGGCAGCCGGTCCGAGGCGTCCGACACCGAGGTTGGAGAGCCCGAAGGGGTCAGCATGCAAGCACGGATCAGGGTCGTGGTGGCGAAGCCCGGCTTGGACGGGCACGACCGTGGCGCCAAGGTGGTGGCGCGGGCGTTGCGCGACGCCGGCATGGAGGTGGTCTACACGGGGCTGCACCAGACGCCGGAGCAGATCGTGGAGACCGCGATTCAGGAGGACGCCGACGCGATCGGCCTCTCGGTGCTTTCCGGGGCGCACATGACGCTATTCCGGAGAGTAATTGAGCTGTTGGCGGAGCGTGACGCCGCGGACATCGTCGTTTTCGGCGGCGGCATCATTCCGGAGGACGACATCAAGGAATTGGAATCACTCGGCGTAGCGAGGCTATTCACGCCGGGTGCGACCACCGCGTCCATCGTCGAATGGGTGCGCGCCAATGTGGCCACCCCGGTGGCCTGACGGCTGTTAAGAGAGACGTCTAGAAAGAGAAACGTCTACGCAAGGGGAGAGGCCGGACGCACCCCTCACACGTCCGGCCCCTCTATGCGCGATGCCCCGCCGCCACCCCTCGACCGACAGGGCATCGGCCGCTTTCCTTGCGGGCGCCTTAAGTCCAGCGCTCCGACATCACACTCAACGACGCCCTTCTCGGGCGGGTTACGTCGGGACGCGTGACTTTTTACGTTCACTCTCCCGTGTTCGCAGATCTTGAGCAGATCGATCTCCGGTGCCCTGTGGACGGCCTGTGGACAACCCCGTCGCGCATTCACTGCGTGCACACCTCGCACGATGGCCGCAACCGTCACGGAGCTGCCTTTTCGTCACTCCAGTGTGCGGTCTTGCACACCGCGCACCCGCGAGGTCACAGGGGACCAAACGGTCGCTAGTCTGCGGATGACGGCCCTCTGCAAATCCGTGGAAGGTCAGACGATCCTCACGCTGGCGGCGCTGCTGCGACGCGCCGCGCACACAGGTCGGGACGCAACGGTGCGGCTTGCCGGCGCTTGGCGTCGCGAGCGAAAGGAGACACGTGGACCTGTTCGAGTATCAGGGGCGCGACCTGTTCGAACGGCACGGGCTGCCCGTGCTGGGCGGCGGTGTCGCCGAGACCCCGCAGGAGGCCCGGGCGATCGCCGAGCGGCTCGGCGGCAAGGTCGTGGTCAAGGCCCAGGTGAAGGTCGGCGGCCGCGGCAAGGCCGGCGGCGTGAAGCTGGCCGACGGCGCGGACGAGGCCGAGGCCCGTGCGACCGACATCCTGGGCATGGACATCAAGGGCCACACGGTCCACAAGGTGATGCTGGCCGAGACGG comes from the Actinoplanes sp. OR16 genome and includes:
- a CDS encoding M23 family metallopeptidase, with the protein product MGQSSPGRHRPSPGRHRQERLHRHRAPAFPALFATHGRTALSVTALGATLAAGVGVAGVSASAAPSAVVAGPSSHVTASHPYAELPVVAPPGDEAPGKQYPRGSLATDEPAQPTGRAVQRKKRPPVAVKASAAVSSQVTGPWVHPMPAAGVTSCFGQRWGRLHAGVDLAAAHGTPIVAAGAGVVVTAGPEGGYGNAVLIQHDNGYLTHYGHMSAILVAAGQRVAAGERIGLEGSTGHSTGPHLHFEVHQSHYKNPVEPTAWMRSHGVDLGGCS
- a CDS encoding M23 family metallopeptidase: MRQRLSSEPDRYRGRRRVPTPPRSRYAAVVTSAFVGAGVVALGAASNLPDAKDVSPEVLQSLKSSQIAADALDSRTDDANRASRSENRDEGAEDVSAETEVSAEDVYLLPLDDYQFTSAYGVRFGKLHAGIDLAAAEGTPYKAVHAGTVTSAGYNGGYGYSITVEQEDGTELIYAHSRRLLVKKGDEVKAGQVIGEVGNTGYSYGTHLHLEIHVKGTPVDPIVFLKERGVDIKLQIESVYAGMAAAEAAS
- a CDS encoding cobalamin B12-binding domain-containing protein gives rise to the protein MQARIRVVVAKPGLDGHDRGAKVVARALRDAGMEVVYTGLHQTPEQIVETAIQEDADAIGLSVLSGAHMTLFRRVIELLAERDAADIVVFGGGIIPEDDIKELESLGVARLFTPGATTASIVEWVRANVATPVA